The window ataataaatgtaatatgGTACATTTGCACTATCAACTTgtaaattatctaaattaacTGATGGCGAGTAGAAACGCTAGTTAGTATGATATCAAAACTGCACTCACAATCGTGGTGCATTCAAACGGATGAAAACAATAAGTTGTACAAGATTTCTTCTTCTTTATCAGTCTTATCTGATTCACTTCTAGACATAAGCTCCTCCGAGCCTTTGCCATTTCTGTTAAATCTTAAGCTGTGCCTTCTACCGGCAATCTCCCTTATATGATCCAGCCAGCGCTTCTGCGGTTTTCCCGTACTTCTCTTTATTTCTCTCGATCACCAGTGGATCACTTTATTGATCCATCTACTATCATCCTTACAGCATGTCCTGACCACTTGTATTTTATCCCATGTAGCGGATTACGTCGGTCACCTTTGTTGGTCTTCTTATTTTCTCGCTTCGGATTCGGTCTCTTATGGAAACTCCAACCATTGCTCGTTTTATTGCCCTTTGTGTTGTTTTCAATCTGTCTGCACTGCCTTTTGTGATTGCCATGGGTTCGAGCCATATATTGTTACCGGCAAAATGCCCATGTCAGAAACCTTACATTTTAAATGCATTGCAATGTCTAGATCCTGTAGAATGTACTGTCGCGTTTTTACCGTTCGTTAAgggattaattaaaataatcgatgcacaaaaatagtcaattaatttatttgcactCTTACACTACTAAACACCATCACTTTGTGGTCTGAGCTGCCATGGCTATTCAAACCACTTTCTGTGTCCCGTCTCTactacatatatatatatatatatatatatatacagtgcttttttttgaagtgttacccccccatttattttttgaacgggtcaaaaaaaatttttgaaacttggcataagtaaattggtctatagatactatttttcactgtaaactaggtagttgtaaattccaagatggcggctgggcgacatcttgagaaaaaaatttaaatagaaagggggtcgtgtggtacctcattttaaaggtcttaatgagtactttataaccctgaaatattagacccatatcttaactcgtttcaaaatggcggcctaataaaaaagtatttttttttattttaacgttttacatttttatgatttttgaataggtaaaaatcagtgtacgaaaataaatgcgtcactattttattttgacataaaaacgacagttctaaatgtcaaaataacacataagcgccatcttgaataaatgcattaaatagaaatcttgtgttacctcatttaaaaggttttattgagtacttttaatatttattacatggactgtaataaatattaaagtatttatgtaaatatttatgtataaatgtataaatgggggggggaacttcaaagaaaagcactgtatatacagggtgtcccaaaagtgatgGATCAAACTCAAACAGGAGATAGAGGGAGTCATTTACAATCAAAATCACCCCCTATGTTGCTATGCAATTGTGAATaggttaaaagttatagccatatatgtgtatttttttaattccagcacctttgtcaaataaaagcttttaaaaaaattatacagttgattaaacaatctgtttttttttattgtacctaGAAATGATGTGCCTctccaacaaaaatatgtttcttaaacattactttttaagagcactagaaaaacaattttttttgactttttacaactttaaaaataagtacttaactttgatgccatttttttgcgaagaaaatataagacatGCGAGTGACCCTGAAccttaaaaacttctttaaatcatACTGATTCCAGCAAAGTACAActtgaatagattattaaaatttcttattgtctaattaaatttttatttttttaagaaataagcaaaaaaaatattccatggctaaatcaatattttgctttattattttacaaaaaaataataaaattaagatagtaaagtgtctcaaaaatgtttaaaaatacataagtttGTCGACTTCTAATACTGACCAATTTATCTGCggttattttgaagaatgttaATTTGTCATGtcgtttgtgtttttttttgtcgtaaacaaaatttaaaaataatttaaaataggtagtGTTGTGTTGTCCAGGTACTGGCTAAGTacatacaattttgtattatttatacaacTGAACACATAATGCCTTATACCGTCCGTGAGTATGCAGAAATGCATTATGTTTATGGATTTTGTCATGGAAACGCTCGAGCGGCTGAAAGAGAATATTGTAAACGATTTCCTGATCGTGAACGATATCCtgactacagggtgtttcaacgAGTGCATAACGCATACGTGGAGGGGCAGATTTCTGGAAATCCTCGCAGAATAGGAAGACCTGATGAAAATGCTGAGGCAGAAGATGACATCATTGAAATGGCATTAGAGGAACCTTCAACTAGTGTTCGCCGCATATCAAGACGGTCTGGTATTCCGAGAACACCAGTACACCGCATTCTACGAAGAAACCAGTTGCATCCCTATCATGTACAACGGGCTCAAGATCTATTACCGGGTGATTATGACAAGAGGGTGGAATTTTGTAGAGAAATGCTTCATCGTAATAGGCAGGatccacaattttttaacaaaattttatggtCAGACGAATCTAGTTTTCAGAGGGCgagaatatttaatattcacaatttacaCCACTGGGCATATTTTAACCCTAGAATTGTTAGAAATGACCGCTTTCAACATCAATTTAGTGTGAACATGTGGAGTGGCATTCTTAACGGTTCATTAATTGGGCCGTTTGAACTATCAGCCAGATTAAATGGTGAAATCTATAGGGGATTTTTGGAAGAAGACTTACCTGTTTTACTTCAGGATATTCCATTAAATATTCGTAAATCAATGTGGCTGCAGCACGATGGAGCGCCCGCCCATTACAGCCTTCAGGtgagacagtttttaaatgaggcCTACcttgatcgttggattggacgGGGAGGTACAATTCGTTGGCCACCGCGCTCCCCCGACCTcaatccaattaatttttttctatgggggtacttTAAGGAGTTGGTATGCGCCAGGGAAAATCGTAATGAGGAAGAGCTACGCCACCAAATAGTTACAGCAACTAGATTAATTACCCAAAATGAACGTTAATTCAGAATgattaagagaaattttatacGCCGATGTAGGTTATGCATTAGATTTCGCGGCcgacattttgaacacttattgtaaATGATAGCAAAACTATcatgtaaaacaataaaccattttctaatgttttttgtaCCTTATTGCAATCCACCAAcccaacaaaacacaattatttattttaaaaaattgataaatattgatttagccataaaattcttttttgcctcttttttgaaaaactcaaaatttaattagccaataagaaataatgtatttaagtcATGCCTTGCTGGAATCGGTATGAAACGTAGAAGTTTTTAAGCTACAGGGTCACTCTTATGTCTTACATTTTTGAGAATAAAATGGCATCAAAGTTAAgtgtacttatttttaaagttgtaaaaagtccaaaaagaaatttttttttagctcttttgaaaagtaatatttaaaaaaatatttttattagaaaggtACATCACTTCTAGGtaaaacgaaacaaaaaaacGCATTGTTTAATccaatgaataattttttataagcttttatttgacagtgtgcttgaatttaaaaaatacataaaaatggctataacttttaaactatttacaattgcataacaacatagggggtgatTTTGATTGAACATGACTCCCTCTATCCTCTGTTTGAGTTTGATTCATCACTtttgggacactctgtatactGAGCGAGGGATTCTATTTCAATCTTTCACGCCCACACCCCACTGTATTGGGAGGATAGGGATTATCAGTTTCGGGGCATAGTACTGCTTCTCCTAGACTGCATCCGGTATCATCCGGCCTGGACACCGGCGTGAATAGGATAAGCCAATTACCACCTAAGGGCCggtattgtaaatattttacaaaagttAACTCTAACTTTAACCATCAAGTTACCCTTAGTTATAAAATGTCAGTTTTATAAACGTCCCATTTCTTCTTATTCGTCTTTGAGACATTAGCGCCATGTGCTACTGTCAAAAGATgaatttttcgtgtttttattttggtttactTGGCCGTAGATATACTTCTAAAAAGAAAGCCTGTACAagctaaaaagtataaaaaatggtGTCATTATTAATATGACATATCAGATGCTTGACAGTCCGGTAGTCTCGAGGACAGATATTCGTTTTCGCCATCTATATGTCGAGGAATACAAGCTTTTTCAGTGTTAGGTTATGTTCTAAATTATTGGCAGAATATATGTCAAAAACcagaattttttataaagttatcTTTAAGTGATACTCCATCCACCCGATAAAGTTAACTTCTATATTTTGAACTTAACTGTGACATGTGACGTTATTCCACAAGTTAACTTTAAGCtatctgtcaaaatagtttaataatacTGGCCCTAAGGGTGCGAAGGGGTCTGGGTTTAGAAGGACATGAAATGAAAGGACATAGAACAAACATGTGTTCAAGTCCAACTTCCACCCAAATAAACCAATATTCGCGGCGTTGACAATATTTTAACAGTACTTTAGTTCTCCAAAAGCAGCCAAGGCTAATTTCACTCTTTGCGTTATTTCCGGACATGATTTTCCCTAGAGCATTAAAGGAAAAAtgatataacataaaattttcAGATGTAGTGGATATTTCCATAGTAGAATCCACAACCCCCACTAAACCACCTCCCACCAGCGGCAGCGGGAACAACAATAAATGGTCCCCTTATGGTTGCCACTACTATCCAGACCCGGAGGCATTTCCATCCCCAAATTTGGACTCTTTACCTCCAGAACCCTTAAAAAAAGGTGAACAATATTACCTGGACTTGGCAGGGAACATCTGTAAAGGTCCAGTAGGCGTGGGCTACACGTGCTACTGCGCTCCCTTGTTTCGACATTTGGAAGCGAAAATCGAACGGGACAAGCGGGAATTACAAAGGGCGCAAGTATGATGAACTTCTCACCTTGATATTAAGGGAATTaatgtgtttcttttttaatttaggtgCGTTTAGGGCAAAAAGTGGCTGGATTGGAGCAAAGGATTTGTAGGGGTGCACATGCCAGACGCTCCGAGAGAACGCCTAACCTTCATAAGGAGCAGGAGCCTCAGTTGTCTAGGTCCAGGAGCTTAGAGATGCTTGATAAGGCTGAAAAGTCACATTTACAAGCTACcaggtaaatttaatttatccttttttgaatataaatttaatggaaaaaaatttgaaaagattATTCCATTTTATTGTAACAAggcctaaaaaaaaacaatgatgtctttattcaatataataaaatggttTCTTTACCTTGAACGCCTTATCTGTATATTTCCTCTAAAACACACGAccacctaataaatttaaaaccttttattaTCTAAATTACAAACAAGAATTCTTGCTTCTCATGTTATTTGCCCACACTGGGGGACCATTTAGATAACACAGAATGTTTAAATTAGGTCGCctgtatttatttcttaatacataaaaagttttttttagaagTATGGACGAACTAGATGATACTGAGGAAGTTAATCCCCAAGGCCCACGACCCTCGGTCAAAGAATTAGTGGCTAGAATTCAGCAACAGCACCAACATAGCGCCCATAACGATGGAAACAATAGCGAAAGTAGCGACGATGAAGACGGACCTCTTAGGATGCCTTCGAGAAAAGGTCCCATGGGGGATTCTAATTTGGTCCCAGTAAGCGTCAGTCAATTCTaccctctatttatttttaCGGTTCTTATCTTGTAGGTTCCCTTGGGGCAACCACCAGGAGCAATCAGACTGGGCCACTACGAAAACGTACCGAACGAAGTGACCAATCCAAGAAGCAGAAGCGGAGTCTACAGTCCGGCTACTGTGGAGCAAACGATGGTCGACTCAGCAAGTCGTTACATCGAGCCCATAGTTAATATCCAAGAACCTACAGATGTGAGGTAAGTCTATCTGTTGGATCCTCGTTGGTCGTAAGAAATtttccttattatttttatggaaTAATAATAGGCAACCAACAAGATTAAGAATTGATATGgatttgacttatttttttaaattgactttttttacaGATATCCGAACTCATACAAAGCGTACCCCAGCCAACTACATGCTCAGCCCAGTACAAGCAAATATGATCCTATTAATCCCTATCAGCCGGAAATGCGTTACAATGACCCGGCGTACCACGCCCATTACTACGAGGACGAGCTGCCGAACCCCAATAAATTCTACGAGCATTCGATGAGCGCCCGCCTAGCGAAGCTGCGAGTTCTGGAAAGTTCCAAGGGTTATCCAGAGTCAAAAAACCCCATTGAGGGTTCTTCCAGGATGCTAGATCCAAATTTCGGGGACACTAGGGTCCTGGAGAACCCCCATGACACGATTGATAGAGACACGAATAACGATTCTGGATATAGCACAAAGGTTTACGGGAGTTCTAAGGGAAACTCGCCGAGTTTAAGCGGGCAGGGCGAGTTGCTTGGGGCGAGCAGTTTAGTGTAGCacaagtacaaataataataaaaatttatttttttgtagagcAATTGATGGACGgactaaataaatgttttttccttTTCTATTAACCGtaatttatgattaatttattGTCTATGAATGGTACATGATGTCTGACCGAATCATTCTATTTTTACAATAACCTACTAGCTGTATATATAAAGAAGTTTCCTAAGGTATTTATGTATGTATAAAGACTATATTGTGTACATTTTGAGAATTGTGACATAATTtgtatattagagaaaataaagtatattttatcaTAAATGTGGGCTCTTATTGTCTTATTCTATAAACCTTCAGAAAagttcctttttaattttacttgctAATGacattaataaaactaaattaataagTAGAAAACGCTATAAGCTCCAGGTCTAGAAAAAGACTacgatataaatattatttcactGTCAAtgtaaatatactttatttaacGCGTAAGTTtctcttgtaatttttaaaaaaaaccaattaaataCGAAATTTGTTGTTATATTCTCAATCCGTTGAGATAGGTTCCGTTTTATGTCAAAATTTCGATATGCAGATGATATTCCACAGCTCCTGAACCATCTGAAGCAATTTTATCCACAATCAGATGAATCTAATATTCCACTGTTAATAAacatttgcctttttttattttgagcaaTACAATAACATATTATTGAATCAGTCTAATAGGCTATTGGACTTGGTGTGTTGTAGTGCTGAATGTAAACTTGCCAAGATGATTTGTCAATTGTCAATCAAGATGCCCTTTACTCTGCCTTATctgtttagaaaaaatataagttttagaGAGTCTGTTCGTCaaaaatcatataattttattaattatatgaatttatttataactataatttttctCGTCTTTACAATGACATACTCAGAAATGATATCGAGTTGGATTTTGCAATCTTAGGACTGTAATAAaatggcaatttaaaaaaaagataatgtATTTATTCACAATTGAGAATCCAATATGATCCGTAAAATATCGTAAGTTCTTTTGCCGAAGTCAGTCATGCAGTTCTTATCTCATCCGAGTCAGAAGCGGgttcttttttaaatacgaaTTCACATTTTCGTGCGTGTAATACTTCAAAATTCACCTGTAACAGATTAAGAAATGTTAATCGTAATACCGTGACGTAAATATAAATGTACGTCTGGCCACAGATCTATATAGCTCCGCACTATATGCGGATGTATGCGGAGCTAGATACATCTGTGGTCTGGCGGCAGCCCATCATTTCCCGTCAAAAAGTGAAGctgtttgtcaaaaaaaaaaattatgaactgTGGAAAGAGACACCCGTATGCTCTGTTTTTAAGGATGAAGACCATGAGTCTATTGAAAACTACATACCAATTGCCATACATAAAATGGTAGTAGAAAACAATAAACTACTTTGctaaggtagtagaaaaaattaattacctcaaAAGACTTGGATTTTTAAAAGGAATATCAGAGTTACAAATTTGACGCTCATAAGTCAATATATCGCATAAGTATTGGACAAGCGGGTCCAGgtacataatttaattagacTTTTCTAAGGCTTTTGATCACTTAGATCATAaagcttcttttaaaaaaaacttaaaagatatGGTATTCATCAGATTTCAT is drawn from Anthonomus grandis grandis chromosome 1, icAntGran1.3, whole genome shotgun sequence and contains these coding sequences:
- the LOC126736573 gene encoding ankyrin repeat domain-containing protein 6, with the protein product MSSPIGEPGAAVRAAATIGDCATLGRLLPVRGPARFTRDTQGRTAIHLAAANGRAQALRMLLAIAAAQEVDARDGAGCTALHRAAADGHEEVIRALLAKGARVDTVDTMHCNTALHECAWKGHSRTVRLLCAAGAPLGAANAGGFAPLHLACQNGHNQSCRELLLAGADPDLRNGYGDTALHTAARYGHAGVTRILISAKCKVSERNKNGDTALHISAAMGRRKLTRILLEAGCDKGIRNKQGETARDIALRKELGEILDILDETGGREGRRSKKEKGSKRRSKSKVRFEGKPGKDVVDISIVESTTPTKPPPTSGSGNNNKWSPYGCHYYPDPEAFPSPNLDSLPPEPLKKGEQYYLDLAGNICKGPVGVGYTCYCAPLFRHLEAKIERDKRELQRAQVRLGQKVAGLEQRICRGAHARRSERTPNLHKEQEPQLSRSRSLEMLDKAEKSHLQATRSMDELDDTEEVNPQGPRPSVKELVARIQQQHQHSAHNDGNNSESSDDEDGPLRMPSRKGPMGDSNLVPVPLGQPPGAIRLGHYENVPNEVTNPRSRSGVYSPATVEQTMVDSASRYIEPIVNIQEPTDVRYPNSYKAYPSQLHAQPSTSKYDPINPYQPEMRYNDPAYHAHYYEDELPNPNKFYEHSMSARLAKLRVLESSKGYPESKNPIEGSSRMLDPNFGDTRVLENPHDTIDRDTNNDSGYSTKVYGSSKGNSPSLSGQGELLGASSLV